The following coding sequences lie in one Buchnera aphidicola (Macrosiphum euphorbiae) genomic window:
- a CDS encoding 5'-3' exonuclease, translating to MNQKKNEPVIIIDGSLYLYSSYYGFPHFKNTLGEPFGAIYGMLKMIDNILKKYPNSKKIIIIFDSSKKTFRNKLFKEYKKNRSPMPNSLYIQIQPLFEILKKIGIKILTIPGIEADDIIGSLACQLEETGNKILIISHDKDMLQLVTKNINIFNKKNNCIITPEAIKEQYGIKPKEFIDFLALMGDVSDNIPGVPKIGIKTALSLLNKFSNIKNIYNNIEKIKFLPFRNAKNVAIQLKNNKEIAFLSYELAAIKLDIPININLKEMILSKYCSKNTFQIFKHYIFKSKINETFL from the coding sequence ATGAATCAAAAAAAAAATGAACCCGTTATTATAATCGATGGAAGTTTATATTTATATTCATCTTATTATGGTTTTCCCCATTTTAAAAATACTTTAGGAGAACCATTTGGAGCGATATATGGAATGTTAAAAATGATAGATAACATCTTGAAAAAATATCCAAATTCAAAAAAAATTATCATTATATTTGATTCTTCTAAAAAAACATTTAGAAATAAATTATTTAAAGAATATAAAAAAAACAGATCACCTATGCCTAATTCACTATATATTCAAATTCAACCTCTTTTTGAAATACTGAAAAAAATTGGCATTAAAATATTAACTATCCCAGGAATAGAAGCAGATGATATTATTGGTAGTTTAGCTTGTCAATTAGAAGAAACAGGAAATAAGATATTAATTATAAGTCATGATAAAGATATGCTTCAACTTGTAACAAAAAACATTAACATATTCAACAAAAAAAATAATTGTATTATTACACCAGAAGCAATAAAAGAACAATATGGCATTAAACCCAAGGAATTTATTGATTTTTTAGCTTTGATGGGAGATGTTTCTGATAATATTCCAGGAGTTCCTAAAATAGGAATTAAAACCGCGTTGTCTTTGCTAAATAAATTTTCTAATATTAAAAATATTTACAATAATATTGAAAAAATAAAATTTTTACCATTTCGAAATGCTAAGAATGTTGCAATTCAACTAAAAAATAATAAAGAAATAGCTTTTCTTTCATATGAATTAGCAGCAATAAAATTAGATATTCCAATTAATATAAATTTAAAAGAAATGATTTTGAGTAAATATTGTTCTAAAAATACATTTCAAATTTTTAAACATTATATTTTCAAATCAAAAATAAATGAAACATTTTTATAA
- the yihA gene encoding ribosome biogenesis GTP-binding protein YihA/YsxC: MNMLDYNKTSFLKSYSKITDIEIQDGIEIAFIGYSNSGKSSAINTLTNQKKLARFSKTPGRTQLINFFKVVSDLRIADLPGYGYAKAPFLIRRKWQKVLYDYLEQRNQIKGFVFLMDIRYPLKKLDQKIINIALHKKVSILILLTKCEKMTISQQNIQVNTVRKKLSFFLDSFEILLFSSYKKIGIQKLKSILNDWYNKYTILNK, from the coding sequence TTGAACATGTTAGATTATAATAAAACAAGTTTTTTGAAAAGCTATTCAAAAATAACTGATATAGAAATTCAAGACGGTATTGAAATTGCATTTATTGGTTATTCTAATTCAGGAAAATCTAGTGCTATTAATACACTAACTAATCAAAAAAAATTAGCTCGTTTTAGTAAAACTCCCGGAAGAACACAATTAATTAATTTTTTTAAAGTAGTTTCGGATCTAAGAATAGCTGATCTTCCTGGATATGGTTATGCAAAAGCCCCTTTTTTAATTAGAAGAAAATGGCAAAAAGTATTATATGATTATCTAGAACAAAGAAATCAAATAAAAGGTTTTGTATTTCTCATGGATATTAGATATCCATTAAAAAAACTCGATCAAAAGATAATCAATATAGCTTTGCATAAAAAAGTTTCTATTTTAATATTGTTAACTAAATGTGAAAAAATGACAATAAGTCAACAAAATATTCAAGTTAATACAGTACGAAAGAAATTAAGTTTTTTCTTAGATTCTTTTGAAATTTTGTTATTTTCATCTTATAAAAAGATTGGTATTCAAAAATTGAAATCTATTTTAAATGATTGGTATAACAAGTATACTATTTTAAATAAATAA
- the typA gene encoding translational GTPase TypA, with translation MHHNIRNIAIIAHVDHGKTTLLDKLLQQSGTFQEHEEKTERIMDSNDLEKERGITILSKNTSIKWKNYKINIVDTPGHADFGGEVERVMSMVDSVLLVVDALDGPMPQTRFVTKKAFKYGLNPIVVINKIDRINSRPDWVVDQVFDLFVNLDANDQQLDFPIIYTSAILGTSGKDYLKMENNMIPLYESIIKNAPAPNVDPDQKFQMQVSQLDYNNYLGVIGVGRIKQGSIKPNDPVTIIDSSGKNRNGKINKVLNYFGLKRIETNQGNAGDIIAITGLNKLKISDTICHPDNLQSLPALSIDQPTVNMFFSVNTSPFSGKEGKYITSRQILERLKKETLHNVALQIKETKDANIFSVSGRGELHLSILIENMRREGFELEVSRPKIIFREIDGIKKEPFENVTLDIEEKNQGSVMQFIGTRKGELKNMIMDSKGRVRLEYILSSRALIGFRGEFMSITSGTGLCYSSFSHYDHLQNNNIGQRKNGVLISNSMGMAVGFSLFNLQERGKLFIGHGAQVYEGQIIGLHNRSNDLTVNCLTGKKLTNMRASGTDEAIVLTTAINLTLEEAIGFINDDELVEVTPHSIRLRKFYLKENERKRAHRNKNINFK, from the coding sequence ATGCATCACAATATAAGAAATATTGCCATTATAGCACATGTTGATCATGGAAAAACTACATTACTTGATAAACTATTACAACAATCAGGAACATTTCAAGAACATGAAGAAAAAACTGAAAGAATTATGGATTCTAATGATTTAGAAAAAGAACGAGGTATTACAATTTTATCTAAGAATACTTCTATAAAATGGAAAAATTATAAAATAAATATAGTAGATACTCCTGGACATGCTGATTTTGGTGGTGAAGTAGAACGTGTGATGTCTATGGTAGATTCGGTACTGCTAGTAGTAGATGCTTTAGATGGACCAATGCCACAAACAAGATTTGTCACTAAAAAAGCATTTAAATATGGTCTAAACCCTATAGTGGTTATTAATAAAATTGATAGAATCAATTCTCGTCCTGACTGGGTAGTAGATCAAGTTTTTGATCTTTTTGTTAATCTTGATGCAAATGATCAGCAACTTGATTTTCCTATTATTTATACATCTGCTATTCTTGGAACTTCAGGAAAAGATTATCTAAAGATGGAAAATAATATGATTCCATTATATGAATCTATCATTAAAAATGCTCCCGCTCCTAATGTTGATCCTGATCAAAAATTTCAAATGCAAGTCTCCCAACTTGATTATAATAATTATTTAGGAGTTATAGGAGTTGGTCGTATTAAACAAGGATCAATAAAACCCAATGATCCAGTAACTATTATTGATAGCTCTGGAAAAAATCGAAATGGAAAAATCAATAAAGTTTTAAATTATTTTGGATTAAAAAGAATAGAAACAAATCAAGGCAATGCCGGAGACATAATTGCTATTACAGGTCTTAATAAATTAAAAATTTCTGACACAATTTGTCATCCAGATAATTTACAATCTCTACCGGCATTAAGTATAGACCAACCAACAGTAAATATGTTTTTTTCAGTAAATACTTCACCTTTTTCAGGAAAGGAAGGAAAATATATTACATCTCGTCAAATTTTAGAACGATTAAAAAAAGAAACTTTACATAATGTTGCATTACAAATAAAAGAAACTAAAGATGCAAATATTTTTTCTGTCTCTGGACGAGGCGAATTACATTTATCTATATTGATTGAAAATATGCGTCGTGAAGGATTTGAGTTAGAAGTTTCTCGCCCTAAAATCATTTTTCGTGAAATTGATGGAATTAAAAAAGAACCATTTGAAAATGTAACTTTAGATATTGAAGAAAAAAATCAAGGAAGTGTTATGCAGTTTATAGGTACAAGAAAAGGTGAATTAAAAAATATGATTATGGATTCAAAAGGAAGAGTACGACTCGAGTATATATTATCTAGTAGAGCATTAATTGGTTTTCGTGGAGAATTTATGAGTATAACTTCTGGAACAGGACTCTGTTATTCATCTTTTAGTCACTATGATCATCTTCAAAATAATAATATTGGGCAAAGAAAAAATGGAGTTTTAATATCTAATAGCATGGGCATGGCAGTTGGTTTTTCTTTGTTTAATTTACAAGAAAGAGGAAAGTTATTTATAGGACATGGTGCTCAAGTCTATGAAGGACAAATAATAGGATTACATAATCGTTCTAATGATTTAACAGTTAACTGCTTAACTGGAAAAAAATTAACTAACATGAGAGCTTCTGGAACGGATGAAGCCATAGTTTTAACAACAGCTATTAATTTGACTTTAGAAGAAGCAATAGGATTTATCAATGATGATGAACTTGTAGAAGTTACACCTCATTCTATACGATTACGTAAATTTTATTTAAAAGAAAATGAAAGAAAAAGAGCTCATCGAAACAAAAATATTAATTTTAAATAA
- the mutS gene encoding DNA mismatch repair protein MutS — protein sequence MKKKITINIDNHTPMIKQYLSLKSQYPDMLLFYQMGDFYELFYKDAERISELLKITLTKKGYSNNKIIPMAGVPCDKSQYYLSKLVKLGESIAICDQEKETHHKSKLISRKIVRVITPGTITDEAFLEENEDNFIAAIWKEDNEFGYSVLDVSLGFFGVSKISNASDLLSEIERTNPKEILYPENFSDIFLIENRKCIRKRSLLEFDLETSYKLLNLQFKTYSLNGFGIEKNNFIIRAAGCLLQYVKLMHMSVLPNIRYLKYNYMKDNILMNFSTRKSLEITQNISGEKKNTLSSILNKTVTSMGSRMLNRWLNSPLKNFNIVRNRHESVKVLQFFYKELQPILRQVNDLERIYSRLSLRTASPHDFTRMRSTLEILPNLHLILKKIKLKHIQKIRFSIGYFKDILFLLKKAISLKPSASIRDGNVIASSYNIQLDELRSIKINSKQYIKTFEEKEKRKLMIESFKIRFNRIIGYYIQVSKRHIHLVPQHYIRIQTLKNAERYTIPILKEYEEKVSNSEIQSLFLEKKLYAEIFNIIEPFLEQLQDSALALSELDVLVNLSERSISLNYICPIMSKKYGISLLDSRHPVVECFLKTPFISNSIVLSKKQRMLIITGPNMGGKSTYIRQIALITIMAWVGSFVPARYALISSIDKIFTRIGSADDLSNGCSTFMMEMTEISNILHNATSNSLVLIDELGRGTSTNEGLSLAWSCSKYLINKNKSMTLLSTHFFELTKLELIEKCVKNFHFTAIESNSHIAFLYKIKNGTSKKSYGISVASLSGLPNSVIENAKIKLKEIENI from the coding sequence ATGAAAAAAAAAATAACTATTAATATTGATAATCATACTCCAATGATAAAACAGTATTTATCTTTAAAATCACAGTATCCTGATATGCTACTTTTTTATCAAATGGGTGATTTTTACGAGTTATTCTATAAAGATGCTGAACGCATTTCTGAATTATTAAAAATTACTTTAACAAAAAAAGGATATTCAAATAATAAGATTATACCAATGGCTGGAGTTCCATGCGATAAATCACAATATTATTTATCAAAATTAGTGAAATTAGGTGAATCTATTGCAATCTGTGATCAAGAAAAAGAAACTCATCATAAAAGTAAATTAATTTCTCGCAAGATAGTTCGTGTCATTACTCCTGGAACTATTACAGACGAAGCATTTCTTGAAGAAAATGAAGATAATTTTATAGCCGCTATTTGGAAAGAAGATAATGAATTTGGATATTCTGTATTAGATGTTTCTTTAGGTTTTTTTGGTGTATCTAAAATTTCTAATGCTAGTGATTTGCTTTCAGAAATTGAACGTACAAACCCTAAAGAAATACTCTATCCAGAAAATTTTTCAGATATTTTTTTAATTGAAAATAGAAAATGTATTCGTAAACGTTCATTATTAGAGTTTGATTTAGAAACATCATATAAGTTACTTAACTTGCAATTTAAAACTTATAGTTTAAATGGGTTTGGTATAGAAAAAAATAATTTTATAATACGTGCAGCTGGTTGTTTGCTTCAATATGTTAAATTGATGCATATGAGCGTTTTACCGAATATTCGTTATTTAAAATATAATTATATGAAAGATAATATTTTAATGAATTTCAGTACACGTAAAAGTTTAGAAATTACTCAAAATATTTCAGGAGAAAAAAAAAATACTTTATCTTCAATATTAAATAAAACAGTTACATCTATGGGTAGTAGAATGTTGAATCGTTGGTTAAATTCTCCTTTAAAAAATTTCAATATCGTTAGAAATCGTCATGAAAGTGTCAAGGTTTTACAATTTTTTTACAAAGAACTACAACCTATTCTTCGTCAAGTTAATGATTTAGAAAGGATTTATTCTCGTTTATCTTTACGTACTGCTTCACCTCATGATTTTACACGAATGCGTTCTACATTAGAAATATTACCTAATTTACATTTAATATTAAAAAAAATAAAATTAAAACATATACAAAAAATACGTTTTTCTATTGGGTATTTCAAAGATATTTTGTTTTTGTTAAAAAAAGCAATTAGTTTAAAACCATCTGCATCAATTCGCGATGGAAATGTAATAGCTTCATCATATAATATTCAACTAGATGAATTGAGATCTATCAAAATAAATTCCAAGCAATATATTAAAACTTTTGAAGAAAAAGAAAAAAGAAAATTAATGATTGAATCATTTAAGATCCGATTCAATAGAATTATTGGTTATTATATTCAAGTAAGCAAACGTCATATTCACTTAGTTCCACAACATTATATCAGAATACAAACATTAAAAAATGCAGAGCGGTATACTATACCTATACTAAAAGAATATGAAGAAAAAGTTTCAAATTCAGAAATTCAATCTTTATTTCTAGAAAAAAAATTATACGCAGAAATTTTTAATATTATAGAACCTTTTTTAGAACAATTACAAGACAGCGCACTAGCATTATCAGAACTAGATGTACTAGTAAATTTATCTGAACGTTCTATATCACTAAACTACATATGTCCTATCATGAGTAAGAAATATGGTATTTCTTTATTAGATAGTCGTCATCCAGTTGTTGAGTGTTTTTTAAAAACACCATTTATAAGCAATTCTATTGTTTTATCGAAAAAGCAAAGAATGCTTATTATAACAGGTCCAAATATGGGCGGAAAAAGCACCTATATACGTCAAATTGCTCTTATTACAATAATGGCTTGGGTTGGTAGTTTTGTTCCTGCTAGATATGCTTTAATTAGTTCAATTGATAAGATTTTTACAAGAATTGGTTCTGCAGATGACTTAAGTAATGGATGTTCAACATTTATGATGGAAATGACGGAAATATCTAATATTCTTCATAATGCAACATCCAATAGTTTAGTTTTAATTGATGAATTAGGAAGAGGGACATCAACTAATGAGGGATTGTCTTTAGCTTGGTCATGTTCTAAATATTTAATAAATAAAAATAAATCTATGACATTATTATCTACACATTTTTTTGAATTAACAAAATTAGAATTAATAGAAAAATGTGTAAAAAATTTTCATTTTACTGCTATTGAAAGCAATTCTCATATTGCTTTTTTATATAAAATTAAAAATGGTACATCAAAAAAAAGTTATGGTATATCAGTTGCCTCATTATCTGGATTACCAAACAGTGTTATAGAAAACGCGAAAATAAAATTAAAAGAAATAGAAAATATATAA
- a CDS encoding DsbA family protein: MKKMLIILWILIFSCNVFASEFKNGKEYTTKNKIISDVPNIMDFFSFFCPYCYEFEKTHNTRYLIKNNVKKNVSVQIYHVNFLGGTLSSILTKSWIIAQQIGIEKKIILPIFEGIQKTHTINNLNNIKKIFEKEAGVNESTFNNFWNSLTLKILVQKQNQDIKKFNLEHIPTMLINGKYIIDYSNIEEIFKDSFSQKYIKLIQFLLNKK; this comes from the coding sequence ATGAAAAAAATGTTAATTATATTATGGATTCTTATCTTTTCTTGTAATGTTTTTGCTAGTGAATTTAAAAACGGAAAAGAATATACCACAAAAAATAAAATTATATCTGATGTCCCTAATATAATGGATTTTTTTTCATTTTTTTGTCCATATTGCTATGAGTTTGAAAAAACACATAATACAAGATATTTAATTAAAAATAATGTAAAAAAAAATGTAAGTGTTCAAATATATCATGTGAATTTTTTAGGAGGAACATTAAGCTCCATATTAACAAAATCTTGGATAATAGCACAACAAATTGGGATTGAAAAAAAAATTATTCTACCTATTTTCGAAGGAATTCAAAAAACTCATACAATTAATAATCTGAATAATATAAAAAAAATATTTGAAAAAGAAGCAGGAGTAAATGAAAGTACATTTAATAATTTTTGGAATAGCTTAACACTTAAAATATTGGTGCAAAAACAAAACCAAGATATCAAAAAATTTAACTTAGAACATATTCCAACAATGCTTATTAACGGAAAATACATAATTGATTATTCAAACATAGAAGAAATATTTAAAGATAGTTTTTCTCAAAAATATATTAAACTAATTCAATTTTTGCTAAATAAAAAATAA
- a CDS encoding phosphoadenylyl-sulfate reductase: MSIFKTENINLLNPQKQNKILSESNILISNYSAEERISWALRNLPHIHIMSSSFGIQSVVLLNLITKQKPDIPVVLIDTGYLFPETYQFIDILTNKFNLNLKVFRSRISPAWQEARYGKLWKKGIEGINFYNNINKVQPMNFALNELSVQTWFSGLRHDQSKSRNSLAYLSIQKGVFKILPILDWSNNKIKNYLKENNLDIHPLYKKGYLSVGDTHTTKKHVPGMLEEETRFFGLKRECGLHEN; encoded by the coding sequence ATGTCTATATTTAAAACTGAAAATATTAATCTATTAAATCCTCAAAAACAAAATAAGATACTATCTGAATCTAATATTCTTATATCTAATTATTCTGCAGAAGAGCGTATTTCTTGGGCATTAAGAAATTTGCCTCATATACATATTATGTCATCTAGTTTTGGTATTCAATCAGTAGTATTATTAAATCTTATAACCAAACAAAAACCTGATATTCCTGTTGTTTTAATTGATACAGGTTATTTATTTCCTGAAACATATCAGTTTATTGATATATTAACTAATAAATTTAATTTAAATTTAAAAGTTTTTAGATCGAGAATATCTCCTGCATGGCAGGAAGCACGATATGGAAAATTATGGAAAAAAGGGATAGAAGGAATTAATTTTTATAATAATATTAATAAAGTACAGCCTATGAATTTTGCTTTAAATGAATTATCGGTACAAACATGGTTTTCTGGATTACGTCATGACCAATCAAAAAGTCGAAATTCATTAGCATATCTTTCTATTCAAAAAGGAGTGTTTAAAATTTTACCAATATTAGATTGGTCTAATAATAAAATAAAAAATTATTTAAAAGAAAATAATTTAGACATTCATCCTTTATACAAGAAAGGATATTTATCTGTAGGAGACACGCATACCACTAAAAAACATGTTCCTGGCATGTTAGAAGAGGAAACTCGTTTTTTTGGATTGAAACGTGAATGTGGTTTACATGAAAATTAA
- the cysI gene encoding assimilatory sulfite reductase (NADPH) hemoprotein subunit, which produces MKKNYNKTVLEKKLTDAERIKKNSNYLRGTIIDDLKNEITNGFSGDNFSLIRFHGMYQQDDRDLRVERHQQKLEPRHAMMLRCRLPGGVIKAKKWLKIDHFASKYTLYGTIRLTNRQTFQFHGILKKKLKDVHKMLHNIGLDSLATANDVNRNVLCTSNPMESLIHQQAYEWAQKISNFLLPHTKAYAEIWLDQKKIITTDKEPILGQTYLPRKFKTTVAIPPYNDVDLYANDMNFVVIAKNEKIIGFNVLIGGGLSFIHGNQKTWPFLATEIGYISVEKTLSVAEAIVTTQRDWGNRADRANAKTRYTINNFSLDSFKKEIEKRANIIFEPIRDYNFISRGDRFGWIKDVNNNWSLTLFIQNGRIYDNDNKLLKSGLLKIANIHDGNFRITSNQNIIVSEVSEKHKSEIEKIAVSYGLISKISNLRQNSMACVSFPTCPLAMAEAERMLSFFITQLEKIMLKYSLEKEIIILRVSGCPNGCGRSLLAEIGLIGKSIGRYNLYIGGNRIGSRIAKIYKENITEKEILIHLKDLIKIWSYERTKQEDFGDFVIRKNFVKEIINPIYDFWS; this is translated from the coding sequence ATGAAAAAAAACTATAATAAAACAGTTCTAGAAAAAAAACTGACAGATGCAGAACGTATTAAAAAAAACAGTAATTATCTTCGAGGGACAATTATTGATGATTTAAAAAACGAGATCACTAATGGTTTTAGTGGAGATAATTTTTCACTTATTCGATTTCATGGTATGTATCAGCAAGATGATCGAGATCTGCGTGTAGAACGACATCAACAGAAACTAGAACCACGTCATGCAATGATGCTTCGTTGTCGATTACCTGGAGGAGTTATAAAAGCTAAAAAATGGTTAAAAATTGATCATTTTGCTAGTAAATATACGTTATATGGAACTATTCGATTGACCAATCGTCAAACTTTTCAATTTCATGGTATTTTAAAAAAAAAATTAAAAGATGTACATAAAATGTTACATAATATAGGATTGGATTCATTAGCTACTGCTAATGATGTAAATAGAAACGTGCTTTGCACATCTAATCCTATGGAATCTTTGATTCATCAACAAGCTTATGAATGGGCGCAAAAAATTTCAAATTTTTTATTACCACATACTAAAGCATATGCAGAAATTTGGTTAGATCAAAAAAAAATCATTACAACAGATAAAGAACCTATATTAGGACAAACATACTTACCAAGAAAATTTAAAACAACTGTAGCAATTCCACCATATAATGATGTAGATCTGTATGCAAATGATATGAACTTTGTTGTTATTGCGAAAAATGAAAAAATTATTGGTTTTAATGTATTAATTGGTGGAGGATTATCTTTTATTCATGGTAATCAAAAAACATGGCCGTTTCTTGCAACAGAAATAGGTTATATTTCTGTAGAAAAAACTTTATCTGTAGCTGAAGCTATAGTAACAACTCAAAGAGATTGGGGAAATCGTGCTGATCGTGCCAATGCTAAAACTAGATATACTATAAATAATTTTAGTTTAGATTCTTTTAAAAAAGAAATTGAAAAACGAGCAAATATTATTTTTGAACCAATTCGCGATTATAATTTTATCAGTAGAGGAGACAGGTTTGGTTGGATTAAAGATGTTAATAATAATTGGAGTTTAACATTATTTATTCAAAATGGACGTATATATGATAATGATAATAAATTACTTAAATCTGGATTATTAAAAATAGCAAATATTCATGATGGTAATTTTAGAATTACATCTAATCAGAATATAATTGTTTCTGAAGTGTCTGAGAAGCATAAAAGTGAAATAGAAAAAATAGCAGTATCATATGGATTAATAAGTAAAATCAGTAATTTACGTCAAAATTCTATGGCATGTGTTTCATTTCCCACTTGTCCTTTAGCAATGGCTGAAGCAGAACGCATGCTGTCTTTTTTTATTACTCAGCTAGAAAAAATCATGTTAAAATATAGTTTAGAAAAAGAAATTATAATTTTACGTGTTTCTGGGTGTCCTAACGGTTGTGGAAGATCATTGTTGGCTGAAATTGGTTTAATTGGCAAATCTATTGGTCGATATAATTTGTATATAGGAGGTAATCGAATAGGAAGTCGAATTGCAAAAATTTATAAAGAAAATATTACAGAAAAAGAGATATTAATTCATTTGAAAGATTTAATTAAAATTTGGTCTTATGAACGAACAAAACAGGAAGATTTTGGAGATTTTGTTATTAGAAAAAATTTTGTTAAGGAAATTATTAATCCTATTTATGATTTTTGGAGTTAG
- a CDS encoding assimilatory sulfite reductase (NADPH) flavoprotein subunit → MKNQNMFDLLLPLNSEQLNNLKQLEITCTNIQSAWLSGYFWKIANQKSDAISLKTDESNKNDQIITIISASQTGNAKLLSKRLNEYLNKNNKKSRLVNAIDYKFKKIKDEKILILIISTQGEGEPPEEALSLYKFITSKKAPNLNDLYYSVFGLGDTSYNLFCQAGKDFDKRFKELGGNSLLDRFDADIEYEDDYNKWSQDLLKSINNKEINSKSSLLSLEKQNKPAILQTFYTKKKPAKAIILTNQKITGRNSKKDVRHIEIDISNLNINYIPGDALGVWYKNDANLVKNILELLSISMFDKIKIKNDVITIFDALQNNFELTNNTKNIVKNYTNFTKNKFLKNIISNDSDLQNYTIQTPLIKMINDYPSKLSIEQLISLLRPLTPRLYSISSSQAEVCDEIHITVGVVKKLISGCLYFGGASGYLSQFLKPDDAVKIFIETNNNFRLPINQNTPIIMIGSGTGIAPFRSFMQQRDNDGSKGKNWIFFGNPNFTEDFLYQTEWQQYIKKGLITNMHLAWSQDQEDKIYIQDRMRENGKEIWSWIEEGAEIYVCGNASKMAKDVEKALLDIIRENSGLNLENTHEFLNNLRFKKRYKRDVY, encoded by the coding sequence ATGAAAAATCAAAATATGTTTGATCTTTTACTTCCATTGAATTCAGAACAATTAAATAATTTAAAACAACTTGAAATTACTTGTACTAATATTCAAAGTGCTTGGTTATCAGGTTATTTTTGGAAAATTGCGAATCAAAAATCTGATGCAATATCTCTTAAAACGGACGAATCAAATAAAAATGATCAAATTATTACTATAATTTCTGCTTCTCAAACTGGTAATGCAAAGTTATTATCTAAACGTCTTAATGAATATCTCAATAAAAACAATAAAAAAAGTCGTTTAGTTAATGCAATTGACTATAAATTTAAAAAAATAAAAGATGAAAAAATATTAATTTTAATTATTTCAACACAAGGTGAAGGTGAACCGCCAGAAGAAGCATTATCTTTATACAAATTTATAACGTCAAAAAAAGCGCCTAATTTAAATGATTTATATTATAGTGTTTTTGGATTAGGAGATACGTCTTATAATTTATTTTGTCAAGCAGGCAAGGATTTTGATAAAAGATTCAAAGAATTGGGTGGAAATTCTTTATTAGATCGATTTGATGCTGATATTGAATACGAAGATGATTATAATAAATGGTCTCAAGATTTATTAAAATCTATCAATAATAAAGAAATCAATTCTAAATCTTCTTTATTAAGTTTAGAAAAACAAAATAAACCTGCAATTTTACAAACTTTTTATACAAAAAAAAAACCTGCTAAAGCTATTATTTTAACAAATCAAAAAATTACTGGTCGTAATTCTAAAAAAGATGTTCGTCATATTGAAATTGATATCAGCAATTTAAATATTAATTATATTCCTGGTGATGCACTTGGTGTTTGGTATAAAAATGACGCTAATTTAGTAAAAAATATATTAGAATTGCTTTCTATAAGCATGTTTGATAAAATTAAAATTAAAAATGATGTCATTACAATTTTTGATGCTTTGCAAAATAATTTTGAATTAACAAATAACACTAAAAATATTGTTAAAAATTATACAAATTTCACAAAAAATAAATTTTTAAAAAACATTATATCTAATGATTCTGATTTACAAAATTATACTATTCAAACTCCTTTAATCAAAATGATAAATGATTATCCATCAAAATTATCTATTGAACAATTGATCAGTTTACTTCGTCCATTAACACCTAGATTATATTCGATTTCTTCTTCACAAGCAGAAGTTTGTGATGAAATTCACATCACAGTTGGAGTTGTAAAAAAATTAATTTCTGGTTGTTTGTATTTTGGTGGGGCTTCTGGTTATCTTTCACAATTTTTAAAACCTGATGACGCAGTAAAAATTTTTATTGAAACTAATAATAATTTTCGATTACCTATTAATCAAAATACTCCAATAATAATGATTGGTTCAGGAACTGGAATTGCTCCGTTTCGTTCTTTTATGCAGCAAAGAGATAACGATGGATCTAAAGGAAAAAATTGGATTTTTTTTGGAAATCCTAATTTTACTGAAGATTTTTTATATCAAACAGAATGGCAGCAATATATAAAAAAAGGACTAATTACAAATATGCATTTAGCTTGGTCTCAAGATCAAGAGGATAAAATATATATACAAGATAGAATGAGAGAAAATGGAAAAGAAATATGGTCTTGGATAGAAGAAGGAGCTGAAATATATGTCTGTGGAAATGCTTCTAAAATGGCAAAAGATGTTGAAAAAGCATTGTTAGATATTATCCGTGAAAACAGCGGTTTAAATCTTGAAAATACTCATGAATTTTTAAATAATCTTCGTTTTAAAAAACGTTATAAAAGAGATGTGTATTAA